A stretch of the Deltaproteobacteria bacterium genome encodes the following:
- a CDS encoding nucleotidyltransferase domain-containing protein — MTESNRNITAFEARTHLGEHLDYIRYSKKPIFIERHGKPVAALIDIGLYHQLTEPKEYRNWIEKAVEQIKTNYQPQKIILFGSAASGELKEGSDIDLLIIKKTQKRKLDRVDEVLDFLDVANPVELHIYTPKELEKRLAMEDPFIQQILKEGKILYETKS; from the coding sequence ATGACTGAATCTAATCGTAATATAACAGCTTTTGAGGCAAGGACCCATTTGGGAGAGCATCTGGATTATATCCGTTATTCCAAAAAACCGATCTTCATTGAACGACATGGGAAACCAGTCGCCGCATTGATTGACATTGGTCTCTATCATCAGCTGACGGAACCAAAAGAATATCGAAATTGGATTGAGAAAGCTGTGGAACAAATCAAAACCAACTATCAGCCCCAAAAAATTATTCTCTTTGGATCTGCGGCAAGCGGGGAACTCAAAGAAGGAAGCGATATTGACCTTTTGATTATTAAGAAAACACAAAAAAGAAAACTCGATCGTGTTGATGAAGTTTTGGATTTTTTGGATGTCGCCAATCCCGTGGAACTTCACATTTACACACCCAAAGAACTTGAGAAACGTCTGGCAATGGAGGATCCTTTTATCCAACAAATTCTTAAAGAGGGAAAAATTCTTTATGAAACAAAATCATGA
- a CDS encoding SUMF1/EgtB/PvdO family nonheme iron enzyme, whose translation MVTMADAPKVEGSPKWQCQREGTVLIPDGFSQMGRNYTSGVEGTPVDPELQDQSPAHVVWIDRFCAQRFPITNKERKQVSLSFPVDQFELIRVCEEPSEEQKKYESCISGGKSKKAKGKCVEPAKKMTQVNTALAVGPLEVVSTGFLRDWAEKTKGPCSIVTRRIEDFTQSRSPKGFDADDQPAVNISYFEAEVFCHILGGRLPTEAEREKMARGENSELPIESEKKVYSLADYGAFIFATTTRRILTSREANYGTDVTTPVGRFPPTAWKLYDLAGLWEWTSDWYDGQQYQGATPMANPTGPAEPKVGVGKVIRGGGFRSALPKHLSATYRADRNPYVLSDDVGVRCVFAATQAVADKRKE comes from the coding sequence ATGGTGACGATGGCGGATGCCCCCAAAGTCGAAGGAAGTCCTAAGTGGCAGTGTCAAAGAGAAGGGACCGTTTTAATCCCCGATGGTTTTTCACAGATGGGGCGAAATTACACGAGCGGCGTGGAGGGGACGCCGGTCGATCCCGAATTGCAAGACCAGAGTCCGGCTCATGTTGTTTGGATTGACCGCTTTTGTGCCCAACGATTTCCCATAACAAATAAAGAACGTAAACAAGTTTCATTATCTTTTCCTGTCGATCAATTTGAATTGATCAGAGTTTGTGAAGAGCCCAGTGAAGAACAAAAAAAATATGAATCATGTATTTCAGGCGGCAAAAGTAAAAAAGCGAAAGGCAAATGTGTTGAGCCCGCGAAAAAAATGACACAAGTAAATACAGCTCTGGCGGTTGGACCTCTTGAAGTTGTCTCAACCGGATTTTTGAGAGACTGGGCGGAAAAAACAAAAGGCCCCTGCTCTATTGTCACAAGAAGAATCGAAGATTTTACACAATCACGTTCTCCAAAGGGTTTTGATGCGGATGACCAACCCGCTGTGAACATCAGCTATTTTGAGGCGGAGGTTTTTTGTCATATCTTGGGTGGGCGCCTGCCAACAGAAGCTGAAAGAGAAAAAATGGCCCGTGGAGAAAATAGTGAACTTCCCATTGAATCTGAAAAAAAAGTTTATTCCCTTGCCGACTATGGTGCCTTTATTTTTGCCACCACAACAAGGAGGATATTGACATCCCGAGAAGCCAACTATGGTACAGATGTTACAACACCGGTTGGGCGTTTTCCTCCTACTGCGTGGAAGCTTTATGATTTGGCCGGTCTTTGGGAGTGGACAAGTGACTGGTATGATGGTCAGCAATATCAGGGCGCCACTCCTATGGCGAATCCGACAGGTCCGGCGGAACCAAAAGTCGGTGTCGGCAAGGTTATCCGTGGAGGTGGTTTTCGTTCCGCGTTACCAAAACATTTGAGCGCCACCTATCGAGCGGATAGAAATCCATATGTTCTTAGTGACGATGTCGGTGTTCGTTGCGTTTTTGCGGCCACACAGGCTGTTGCCGACAAGAGAAAAGAATAA
- the nth gene encoding endonuclease III has protein sequence MSAERVKKILKILRKTYPDVECALHHENPLQLLVATILSAQCTDKRVNIVTPTLFKKYPNAKSFASASLSELEKDIKSTGFYKNKAKAIKNCCHLIVTKHGGKVPQSLEELVKLPGIGRKTANVVLGVAWGIPGIVVDTHVKRLTYRMELTQQSDPEKIEKEMMKMVPKKDWTDFGLLLISHGRAICEARKPKCEICPLNALCPKIGV, from the coding sequence ATGTCAGCAGAACGTGTAAAAAAAATTCTAAAGATTTTGCGTAAGACCTATCCCGATGTGGAGTGTGCTCTGCATCATGAAAATCCTTTACAACTTTTGGTCGCAACCATTCTTTCAGCGCAATGTACCGACAAGCGCGTGAACATCGTGACGCCTACACTCTTCAAAAAATATCCAAACGCAAAATCTTTTGCCTCTGCTTCTCTTTCAGAATTGGAGAAGGATATTAAATCAACCGGTTTTTATAAAAATAAAGCGAAGGCGATTAAAAATTGTTGTCATCTGATTGTAACAAAACATGGCGGCAAAGTGCCTCAAAGTCTTGAAGAGTTGGTGAAACTTCCCGGCATCGGCCGTAAAACAGCGAATGTGGTTCTTGGAGTGGCGTGGGGCATTCCCGGGATTGTTGTGGATACGCATGTGAAACGCTTGACCTATCGCATGGAACTTACCCAACAATCCGACCCCGAAAAAATCGAAAAAGAGATGATGAAAATGGTTCCAAAAAAAGATTGGACCGATTTTGGACTTTTGCTCATTTCTCACGGCCGGGCTATTTGTGAGGCCAGAAAACCAAAATGTGAAATTTGCCCCCTAAACGCTCTATGCCCAAAAATAGGTGTCTAA
- a CDS encoding type 1 glutamine amidotransferase, translating into MKKKIIILEHVEKERPGYLLDVMRKGPLPVECILLSEPHTPLPEPKDLAGLVIMGGYMDVDEVDQYPFLLPEMKYIEKILQEKIPTLGICLGSQLMAHVLGGMVYENAKREIGYYPLELTLDGQKDDLLMHMNVKEMVFQWHRDTFEIPKGCPHLAKTPLCPAQAFRYQDFAWAFQFHLEVTGKMARDWLHEPKQIPVWKKLKGEIDPVEIEKKIPQFDPRCKELAGKVFGVFAKKCQQNV; encoded by the coding sequence ATGAAAAAGAAAATTATTATTCTGGAACATGTTGAAAAAGAAAGACCCGGCTATCTTCTTGATGTGATGAGAAAGGGACCGCTTCCCGTCGAATGTATTTTGCTTAGCGAGCCGCACACCCCGCTTCCGGAACCGAAAGATTTGGCGGGTCTCGTGATTATGGGGGGATATATGGATGTTGATGAAGTAGACCAATATCCTTTTTTGCTTCCGGAAATGAAATACATCGAAAAAATATTGCAGGAGAAAATTCCAACGCTGGGAATTTGTCTCGGCTCGCAATTGATGGCCCATGTGCTGGGCGGGATGGTTTATGAAAATGCAAAAAGAGAAATCGGTTATTATCCTCTGGAATTGACACTGGATGGACAAAAAGACGATTTGCTGATGCATATGAACGTGAAGGAAATGGTTTTTCAGTGGCACCGTGACACCTTTGAAATTCCGAAAGGCTGTCCGCATCTGGCAAAAACGCCGCTATGCCCGGCCCAAGCTTTTCGCTATCAGGATTTTGCGTGGGCTTTTCAATTTCATTTGGAGGTGACGGGAAAAATGGCGAGAGACTGGCTCCATGAACCCAAACAAATTCCCGTGTGGAAAAAACTCAAGGGGGAAATTGATCCGGTGGAGATTGAAAAGAAAATCCCTCAATTTGATCCGCGTTGTAAAGAGTTGGCCGGAAAAGTTTTCGGAGTTTTTGCAAAAAAATGTCAGCAGAACGTGTAA
- the polX gene encoding DNA polymerase/3'-5' exonuclease PolX: MNKNEIAQVLVEIAEILEIKGENPFKVRAYYNAARTLEGLTEDLDALIQSKQLIELPGIGKNLADHIIELHQTGKLKEYEKIIKSVPEGIFDLLKILGVGPKKVRILWEKLGITSMLHLEQACHQGRVAHLAGFGEKTQSKILEGIAQIEKHSGQFLYAVADDLAQAILKKLEKQPKVERASIAGSLRRCKEVVKDIDIVVATEDPKKVMDLFVKLPEVEKVIAHGETKSTILLKLGIQADLRCVSDKEFPYALHHFTGSKEHNVALRSLAQDKKMKMNEYGLFDLKGKTEKLIPCKDENEIFEKLDMEYIPPEIRENMGEIEAAQKHKLPKLIESKDVRGLLHCHSMWSDGTASIEKMAEGVKALGFEYLGVADHSAVAKYANGLTPERVKEQFREIDALNKKLKGLYIFKGIEADILSDGEVDMGEKVLSSFDYVVVSVHTKFNLTSAEMTKRVIKAIKNKYVHILGHMTGRLLLRREGFALDVKAVIDACVDYGVAIEINANPLRLDIDWRHILYAKEKKVMFIINPDAHSVSGLKDYEYGVGIARKGWLESKDVLNTRSVSEIMKWLKRK; the protein is encoded by the coding sequence ATGAACAAAAACGAAATTGCACAGGTGTTGGTGGAGATTGCGGAGATTCTTGAAATCAAGGGGGAGAATCCGTTCAAGGTGCGGGCTTATTATAATGCCGCGCGCACGTTGGAGGGGTTGACTGAAGATTTGGATGCGCTCATCCAGTCAAAACAACTTATCGAATTGCCAGGAATTGGAAAAAATCTGGCGGATCATATTATTGAACTTCATCAAACCGGAAAACTAAAAGAATACGAAAAAATCATCAAATCGGTTCCCGAAGGAATTTTTGACCTGCTCAAAATTCTGGGAGTTGGGCCTAAAAAAGTCCGGATTTTGTGGGAGAAGCTGGGTATTACATCCATGCTTCATTTGGAGCAGGCCTGTCATCAGGGGCGGGTTGCCCACCTCGCAGGTTTCGGTGAAAAAACCCAATCGAAAATTTTGGAGGGAATTGCCCAAATCGAAAAACATTCAGGGCAATTTTTGTACGCAGTTGCGGATGACTTGGCACAAGCCATTTTAAAAAAACTTGAGAAACAACCCAAGGTGGAGCGGGCCTCCATTGCCGGGAGTTTGAGACGTTGTAAAGAGGTAGTTAAAGATATCGATATTGTAGTGGCGACCGAGGATCCGAAAAAAGTCATGGATCTTTTCGTCAAACTTCCTGAAGTGGAAAAAGTCATTGCACACGGAGAAACAAAGTCGACGATCCTTTTGAAATTGGGCATTCAAGCCGATCTTCGCTGTGTGAGCGATAAAGAATTCCCCTACGCCCTGCATCATTTCACGGGTTCCAAAGAACACAATGTGGCTCTGCGCTCGTTGGCTCAGGATAAAAAAATGAAGATGAATGAATATGGTCTTTTCGATCTGAAAGGAAAAACGGAAAAATTGATCCCGTGCAAAGATGAAAACGAAATTTTTGAAAAACTCGACATGGAATATATTCCGCCGGAAATCCGTGAAAATATGGGAGAGATTGAAGCGGCGCAAAAACACAAACTTCCAAAGTTGATTGAATCAAAAGACGTTCGCGGACTTCTTCATTGTCACTCGATGTGGAGTGACGGCACAGCCTCCATTGAAAAAATGGCGGAGGGTGTGAAAGCGCTGGGTTTTGAATATCTTGGCGTGGCCGACCACAGCGCTGTTGCAAAATATGCCAATGGTTTGACGCCGGAACGGGTCAAAGAACAATTCAGGGAAATCGACGCGCTCAATAAAAAATTAAAAGGCCTGTATATTTTCAAGGGAATCGAAGCCGATATTTTGTCTGACGGCGAAGTGGATATGGGAGAAAAAGTTTTGAGTTCTTTCGATTATGTTGTCGTTTCGGTGCACACCAAATTTAATCTCACCTCCGCTGAAATGACCAAACGGGTGATCAAAGCGATCAAAAATAAATATGTGCATATTCTTGGACACATGACGGGACGACTGCTTCTGCGGCGTGAGGGTTTTGCTCTCGATGTAAAAGCCGTGATTGATGCCTGCGTCGATTATGGAGTGGCCATTGAAATCAATGCAAACCCGCTTCGTTTGGATATTGACTGGCGACATATTCTATATGCGAAAGAAAAAAAAGTGATGTTCATTATCAACCCGGACGCCCACAGTGTGAGTGGACTTAAGGATTATGAATATGGAGTGGGCATTGCAAGAAAAGGTTGGCTTGAAAGCAAGGATGTTCTAAACACACGCTCAGTTTCAGAAATCATGAAATGGTTAAAGAGAAAATGA
- a CDS encoding ferredoxin: MANKTDKVAENVPGKFYVDHQCIDCNLCRDTAPNNFKQHPDGGYSFVYKQPETPDEESQCKEAKESCPVEAIGDDGD, from the coding sequence ATGGCAAACAAAACAGACAAAGTCGCTGAAAATGTTCCCGGGAAATTTTATGTCGATCACCAATGTATCGACTGTAATCTTTGCCGGGATACGGCTCCCAACAACTTTAAACAACATCCAGACGGGGGTTATTCCTTTGTCTACAAACAGCCAGAAACTCCCGACGAAGAATCCCAGTGCAAAGAGGCAAAAGAATCCTGTCCCGTGGAAGCTATCGGCGATGATGGTGATTAA
- a CDS encoding APC family permease, protein MPTQESFLQTKKGQIAVATTVLLTFISFWRAAAIVLNDMASSAYYVGGIAEQAIGKAAPWFILGVMLFSYAVRMVYLESTLMFIRGGVYTSVKSALGNNLAKIAVSALMFDYVLTGPISGVSAGHYVMSLINNVLVHFGKPPFPVDIGSIFFACSITCYFWWENVRGIEESSLKALRIMQITAVMVIILLIWCSYSLLQTQWTLPPFYINLQEHSLGWLKNSRIPFDWTAVAVAIGLGHSFLAMSGQETFAQVSREIAHPKLKNLKRAGIVIFVFCLIFTTSVSFFAVTIIPDTVRPQYFENLITGLVQYLMGPPLLKLVFEGVVVVVGALILSGAANTALIGSNALLNRVSEDGVLPDWFRKPHHRYGTSYRILNSIAVLQLFTIIFSGGNTYLLGEAYAFGVMWSFFFQTLSVTVLRYKNKTPREWKVPFNLHIGKIEIPIGLLVILFSLFAIGVANLFTKQLSTVTGTIFTVILFFIFVGSEQWRKRKRSEEPVGLDPFRLVANPQITRATVGCKPHSILVPVIESKDLSHLNYVLEHTDTRGQDIIVMTTRLLKGPTMVGSGDEAIFTDQEQDLFTRAVKLAEKHGKSVRLVVATSNDTFYSIAETAYRLDCESIVFRVSAKLTPTQQAKLISEAWDKLPNTNKKDVLVKIWRDGQYILLWHALPPLPDIPRETMRNINYLYRELNPEGSETMSRSQIIEIAVDKLMKEYQSGNFTLKK, encoded by the coding sequence ATGCCGACACAAGAATCTTTTTTACAAACAAAAAAAGGACAGATCGCCGTTGCTACAACGGTCCTGCTGACTTTCATTTCTTTTTGGCGCGCGGCCGCCATTGTCTTGAACGACATGGCCTCATCTGCCTATTACGTCGGCGGTATCGCGGAACAAGCCATTGGCAAAGCGGCCCCGTGGTTTATTTTGGGGGTTATGCTTTTTTCTTACGCCGTTCGGATGGTCTATCTCGAATCGACCCTGATGTTTATCCGCGGAGGAGTTTATACTTCGGTCAAATCAGCACTTGGAAATAATCTCGCCAAAATTGCCGTCTCTGCCCTCATGTTTGATTATGTGTTGACGGGTCCCATCAGCGGCGTTTCGGCCGGACATTATGTCATGAGTCTTATCAATAATGTGCTTGTCCATTTTGGTAAGCCACCTTTCCCCGTCGACATAGGTTCCATTTTTTTTGCGTGCAGCATAACGTGCTACTTTTGGTGGGAGAACGTTCGCGGGATTGAGGAGAGCAGTCTCAAAGCCCTTCGCATCATGCAGATTACTGCGGTAATGGTAATTATCCTGCTTATTTGGTGTAGCTACAGTCTTTTGCAAACCCAATGGACTCTTCCCCCGTTTTATATCAATTTGCAGGAACATTCACTCGGGTGGCTTAAAAATTCCAGAATCCCGTTCGACTGGACCGCCGTTGCCGTGGCAATAGGACTCGGTCATTCTTTTTTAGCCATGAGCGGACAGGAAACTTTTGCACAGGTGAGCCGTGAAATTGCCCACCCAAAACTTAAAAATCTAAAAAGAGCGGGCATTGTCATTTTTGTGTTTTGTCTGATTTTTACCACTTCTGTATCCTTTTTTGCTGTCACCATTATTCCCGATACCGTCAGGCCCCAATATTTTGAAAATCTTATTACAGGTCTTGTCCAATATTTAATGGGCCCTCCTCTTTTGAAACTTGTCTTCGAAGGTGTGGTGGTGGTGGTGGGCGCTCTCATTCTTTCTGGAGCCGCGAATACCGCGCTCATCGGTTCCAACGCGCTTTTGAATAGGGTTTCTGAAGATGGGGTTTTGCCCGATTGGTTCCGAAAACCACATCATCGCTATGGAACAAGCTACCGGATTCTCAACAGCATTGCCGTGTTGCAACTTTTCACAATTATCTTCAGTGGCGGCAACACCTATCTTTTGGGCGAAGCTTACGCCTTTGGTGTAATGTGGAGTTTCTTTTTTCAGACTCTTTCCGTCACCGTTTTACGCTACAAAAATAAAACCCCCCGCGAATGGAAAGTTCCGTTTAATTTACACATCGGAAAAATCGAAATTCCCATAGGTCTGCTCGTTATTCTTTTTTCTCTTTTTGCTATCGGTGTTGCCAACTTGTTTACCAAACAGCTCTCCACCGTCACAGGAACTATTTTTACAGTCATTCTCTTTTTTATTTTTGTCGGTTCGGAGCAATGGCGCAAAAGAAAACGTTCCGAGGAACCGGTTGGCCTTGACCCCTTCCGTCTTGTTGCAAATCCGCAAATCACTCGCGCTACCGTAGGATGCAAACCGCACAGCATTCTTGTCCCCGTCATCGAATCAAAGGACCTTTCCCATCTGAATTATGTTTTGGAACACACGGACACGCGGGGACAAGATATCATTGTCATGACAACACGCCTTTTGAAAGGACCTACCATGGTGGGGTCGGGCGATGAGGCCATCTTCACCGATCAGGAGCAGGACCTTTTCACCCGCGCGGTCAAGCTTGCAGAAAAACACGGCAAAAGTGTGCGATTGGTGGTCGCCACTTCCAATGATACTTTTTATTCGATTGCTGAAACGGCCTACCGGCTTGACTGCGAAAGCATTGTGTTCCGGGTTTCCGCGAAGTTAACTCCGACACAACAAGCCAAATTGATAAGCGAAGCATGGGACAAACTCCCCAATACGAACAAGAAAGATGTGCTCGTGAAAATCTGGCGGGATGGCCAGTACATTTTGCTCTGGCACGCGCTTCCTCCACTTCCCGATATTCCACGCGAAACAATGCGAAACATCAATTATCTTTACCGCGAACTCAACCCCGAGGGTTCTGAAACCATGTCTCGTTCGCAGATCATCGAAATCGCCGTCGACAAGTTGATGAAAGAATATCAGTCGGGAAATTTTACGTTGAAGAAATAA
- a CDS encoding OmpA family protein, which translates to MNLLCLLFLLNAALIPRVHFDSNSFSIPSEEKIILNQNVVWLKENPKEVIILEGHCDEWGDAFYNMELGDRRAREVKAYLMEEGVDPERIIMIVSYGSKRPLDLRHENEAWKLNRRVEFVMR; encoded by the coding sequence ATGAATCTTTTATGCCTCCTTTTTCTTTTGAACGCGGCATTAATTCCCAGAGTTCATTTCGATTCGAACAGTTTTTCCATCCCCAGTGAGGAAAAAATAATTCTGAATCAAAATGTGGTGTGGCTCAAAGAAAATCCGAAAGAGGTGATTATTTTGGAAGGACATTGCGATGAATGGGGAGATGCTTTTTACAATATGGAATTGGGAGACCGGCGTGCGCGGGAAGTGAAGGCCTATCTGATGGAGGAGGGAGTTGATCCGGAAAGAATTATTATGATTGTGAGTTACGGATCAAAACGGCCTTTGGATTTGCGGCATGAAAATGAAGCTTGGAAATTAAATCGGCGCGTTGAATTTGTAATGCGCTAA
- a CDS encoding HEPN domain-containing protein, with translation MKQNHEKLAGEWMQRARSDFKYAKAGEKETGQHHITCFLCHQAAEKSLKGLLVLENIPPPKTHHLGILLGKALPFYSDLASIQKEVRKLDKFYIPARYPDDTFLEFTDEDARQALETAEKCLSICGKALL, from the coding sequence ATGAAACAAAATCATGAAAAATTGGCAGGGGAATGGATGCAAAGAGCGCGAAGTGATTTTAAATATGCAAAAGCCGGAGAAAAGGAAACGGGACAACATCACATCACCTGTTTTTTGTGTCACCAAGCGGCAGAAAAAAGTTTGAAAGGTCTTCTTGTGCTGGAAAATATCCCGCCTCCCAAAACACACCATTTGGGAATCTTGCTCGGAAAAGCATTGCCATTTTATTCCGATTTAGCCTCGATTCAAAAAGAAGTCCGGAAGTTGGATAAATTTTATATTCCTGCCCGATATCCCGACGATACTTTTTTGGAATTTACAGATGAGGATGCAAGACAGGCGTTGGAGACAGCAGAAAAATGTCTGTCTATTTGTGGTAAGGCTCTCCTTTAA
- a CDS encoding thrombospondin type 3 repeat-containing protein, whose product MEKKIKPIFIGIFFLVTAGCGSGSGKPPEISTPAVSPPVPQTVTKSVLVSATLPENLKTLVSQLVWSATLKGQDSQGKALGALGPIVGEAVGSGFQFVFPNVPPEMQDKGTLFIELSKSDSPLNTDCRLVSMVSQSVLFKDNRAEAVLSADSFDTSADCDGDGVSNLIEFLVGLRVDSRDTDGDGVGDGEDIFPVDPTETSDEDMDFIGDNADNCPATANTDQTDIDQDKIGDACDPLNNLDNDADGIVDLVDNCPVVANADQADFDRDGVGDACDNDIDGDELTNEEENTKGKDGVITDPKNPDTDGDGILDGVDNCSKVANYDQKDGDGDSFGDACDCAPNDKTIHPTATDDPDSSATDSNCDGIDGDREKAVFVTSNGELVQALAEAKEKGKDIYVGAGTYRTDDLLFPKGLRLYGGYQTASTPGGSFGKRDVNSADPLFATRLVSDKNDVTIYLQNISEELLLDGFHISNNQNETDPVVGSRTVVVDNSRARFTNNVIQGSNLGTRTNAVTVLGASHAVLQNNWIDAGSGNDASTAVMIDTADDVTLEKNVILGGDGRFAMGVDITGASPKILNNTIDATSHFSSLNLATAQSLRFENALGLEATNNIFITGKAANQYGVICVGLEPVAPEKITGNLFASFDTNAGVRAIGCRGDFDFEAGDGLVLGVNTAAGNLDYDKSPLSQLLDITSYHIVDTRYQNKGALR is encoded by the coding sequence ATGGAAAAAAAGATAAAGCCGATCTTTATCGGCATATTTTTTCTTGTGACGGCAGGTTGCGGGTCGGGAAGCGGAAAACCACCGGAGATATCAACTCCCGCTGTTTCTCCACCTGTTCCGCAAACTGTAACCAAATCGGTGTTAGTGTCTGCAACATTGCCGGAAAATCTTAAAACTTTGGTTTCACAACTGGTTTGGAGCGCCACTTTAAAAGGTCAGGATTCACAGGGAAAAGCGCTGGGGGCTTTGGGGCCGATTGTGGGCGAGGCTGTTGGGAGCGGTTTTCAGTTTGTTTTTCCAAACGTTCCACCTGAGATGCAGGATAAAGGAACTCTTTTTATCGAGTTGAGCAAATCCGATTCACCGTTAAATACTGACTGCCGGCTTGTTTCCATGGTAAGCCAGTCGGTCCTTTTTAAGGACAACCGGGCCGAGGCAGTTCTTTCCGCCGATTCTTTTGATACAAGCGCGGACTGCGACGGTGACGGTGTTTCCAATTTAATCGAGTTTCTTGTCGGGCTCCGCGTGGATTCAAGAGACACCGATGGAGACGGCGTTGGGGATGGGGAGGATATTTTTCCCGTGGATCCCACGGAGACGTCTGACGAGGATATGGATTTCATCGGAGACAACGCGGATAATTGTCCTGCCACCGCCAATACGGATCAAACCGATATCGATCAGGATAAAATCGGTGATGCCTGTGATCCTTTAAATAATCTGGACAACGATGCCGACGGAATTGTCGATCTGGTTGACAATTGCCCTGTTGTTGCCAACGCGGATCAGGCTGATTTTGATCGGGACGGGGTTGGAGACGCCTGCGACAATGATATCGACGGAGATGAATTGACAAATGAAGAGGAGAACACAAAAGGAAAAGATGGGGTGATTACGGATCCAAAAAATCCAGACACCGATGGGGATGGAATTTTGGATGGAGTGGATAATTGTTCCAAGGTGGCAAACTACGATCAGAAAGATGGCGATGGCGATAGTTTTGGGGATGCTTGCGATTGTGCTCCTAACGACAAAACAATTCATCCCACGGCTACGGATGATCCTGATTCCTCGGCTACGGACAGCAATTGCGACGGCATCGACGGGGACCGCGAGAAAGCTGTTTTTGTTACAAGCAACGGCGAGTTGGTTCAAGCTTTGGCGGAGGCAAAAGAGAAAGGGAAAGATATTTATGTCGGCGCAGGCACTTATCGCACGGATGACCTTTTATTTCCGAAGGGATTGCGTCTGTATGGCGGTTATCAGACTGCATCTACGCCGGGAGGTTCTTTCGGCAAGCGGGATGTGAATTCCGCCGATCCTCTTTTTGCCACTCGTTTGGTGAGTGATAAAAACGACGTTACAATTTATCTGCAAAATATTTCAGAGGAATTGCTTCTGGATGGTTTTCATATTTCCAACAATCAAAATGAAACCGATCCTGTGGTTGGTTCCAGAACGGTTGTTGTTGATAATTCCCGCGCGCGTTTCACGAACAATGTTATTCAGGGGAGCAATTTGGGAACACGCACCAATGCGGTGACAGTGCTTGGTGCTTCCCATGCCGTTTTGCAAAATAACTGGATCGATGCGGGGAGTGGCAATGACGCTTCCACAGCGGTTATGATTGATACGGCCGACGATGTGACGCTGGAAAAAAATGTGATTTTGGGTGGTGACGGGCGTTTCGCAATGGGCGTGGATATTACAGGGGCCTCTCCAAAAATTCTAAACAACACCATTGATGCCACCTCCCATTTTTCTTCGTTGAATTTGGCCACGGCGCAATCGCTTCGTTTTGAAAATGCCCTTGGGCTTGAGGCAACGAACAATATTTTCATCACGGGAAAAGCGGCGAACCAGTATGGCGTGATTTGTGTCGGTCTGGAACCGGTCGCGCCCGAAAAAATCACGGGAAATCTTTTTGCTTCTTTCGACACAAATGCCGGTGTGCGTGCGATCGGTTGTCGCGGCGATTTTGATTTCGAAGCAGGGGACGGTCTTGTGTTGGGAGTCAATACGGCCGCGGGGAATTTGGATTATGACAAAAGTCCCTTAAGCCAACTTCTGGATATCACAAGCTATCATATTGTGGATACGCGTTATCAAAACAAAGGGGCGTTGCGATGA
- a CDS encoding 23S rRNA (pseudouridine(1915)-N(3))-methyltransferase RlmH produces MKLKVVTVGKLSLKPVQALVEEYQKRISHYLSVELLVCKSVEDLLSKWDSKEEVVILEERGKSFTSIQFSKWLEEKQNRSVKTMTFLVGPAEGWPEAVKSKANFALSLSSFTLQHELALVLLMEQLYRACTILKGEPYHK; encoded by the coding sequence ATGAAATTGAAAGTTGTGACCGTTGGAAAATTGAGTTTAAAACCGGTTCAGGCGTTGGTTGAAGAATATCAAAAAAGAATCTCCCACTATTTATCCGTTGAACTTTTGGTGTGCAAATCGGTTGAAGATCTTTTGTCAAAATGGGATAGCAAAGAAGAGGTCGTGATTTTGGAGGAGCGGGGAAAATCTTTTACATCGATCCAATTTTCAAAATGGCTCGAAGAAAAACAAAACCGGTCTGTTAAAACGATGACATTTCTGGTTGGTCCCGCGGAAGGTTGGCCGGAAGCGGTAAAATCCAAAGCCAATTTTGCATTAAGTCTCTCCTCTTTCACACTGCAACACGAATTGGCATTGGTCCTTTTAATGGAACAACTTTACCGCGCCTGCACCATCCTTAAAGGAGAGCCTTACCACAAATAG